tggtaaaataattaacattaaacttaagtaaacttttgatttcaactgaaTCTGTTCCTCTTAACAGAAAACCACAAAGCCCAAGAGTTAATTTGAATGTAGTACTATATAAACATGAAAtgaaaagcataaaaaaaatgataaataaatctaaaaacaaGAAATGACACCACAGAGACTGTTGACAAAAGATATCTTTATTGACAGTATTAGAGAGATTTAATAGAAACTGAATGTACCCTTTTCCTCTACAAGAAGTTAACAAAACGTGCCACTCCTTATCGTGCAAAGTATTCTGCAGGAAACCATACAATATCTGATTACACTGCATAAACAGAGGGAGGAAACATTCCTCCCAGCTCCTTCCCATGGGTGTTAAGTAATGTTCTGAAACAATGCTGTATTGAGTGTCTGTGTGGTCACAGTGAGCACAGCAATTCAGAATTTGATAGCGAACACAGTTGGAAACGTGCTATTTCACAGTTTGCTTTTTTACGAGGTCACGCACACACTGAAACATCGATGATTATTGCATTCATTCAGTGAAATAAGAGAAAGACTAAAATGTCATAAACAATTTAAGCTGATTTAATTCAAAGTGGTTAAACAAAATAATGTAAAGTGAATAACTGGCTGTTTTAACCAACAACATGTGCCAGtttatttatgataggaaatatctcaaaattttggGTTTAAAGTGCTCTAGCTTTTTGGGATCCATGGCTTTTACTGCCTCCTGGCAATAGAGGATTCCCTGGTGGGCCTCATCAAAAAGCTCAGCCCCAATTTCTTCTCTGACTCTGTCCTTCCATGCCTTGAGCTTGGGTCGGTTCTCAAACACATCCATACCAGCACCTACAGGCTGAAACAGAAAGGTGTCATCAAGTAGAAATCGACTGTCAGATATTATCTCTGGTAATAATATTGCTTCATCCAAAACAGAATAATCTGCATAAATACCTGCATGATTTCCACAATAGCTACCAAGTCGGCCAAGGAGATCTGATCACCAACAATGAACGGTCTGTCTTGCAGAAACTTCTCCTCAAAAATGTTCAGGGATGCATTAAGATCCTCTATTGCATTGTCCATCTTTTCCTTTGGGACCTCAACTCCTAAAGCTTTTGGAATCAAGAGCTATAGCAATACAAGAAAACTATTTAGTTgcatttataaagaattacactgtcAACTGTGTAGCAATTCTAAAGACTAGGCAGGCTACAATCCCAAAAAAAGGTGCAACACACAAGGATCATTCTGTTTGTCACTGAATGAATACACTTCCCTCACCTTGAACCAGAGCATCTTGGATCCATGTATCCGTATGGCAGAGTGTTGCCAGGATAGATATTCATTTACTCTAGCACGCTTCTGCAAGTCAGCTGGGTACCAGTGGTCTGGAGTGCGGAACTTCTCAGCCAGGTACATCATAATCGCAACACTACAGGAAATAACAGTTCGTTTACACAATGAACAGTTTCACAAGAGGCACAAAACAAACAGGTGAAACTCGATTCTTACACTCAtatttatttagcaaatttctATCGGGActtgaaggagtagttcacttgcagaacaaaaagttacagataatttactcagccccttgtcatccaagatgtacaacatgtctttttttcttcagtcataaggaaattatgttttttgaggaaaacatttcaggatttctctccatataatgaacttctatggtgcccccgagtttgaacttccaaaacgcaggttcaaatggctctaaacgttcaCAGCTGAGTAAAAAAGGTCTTATTTATCAAAACAATCAGttatcttctaaaaaaaaaaaaaaaaaaaagacaatttatatactttttaaatctcaattgcttgtcttgtctagctctgtgtgtactctttgtagagatgaaaaagtatataaattctaaatgtttgtagaaaataactgatagtttcgctagagaagacccttcttcctcggctgggatcatttagagccctttgaagctgcatttaaactgcattttggaagttcaaaccatagaagcaccatagaagtcaattatatggagagaaatcctgaaatgttttcctcaaaaaacataatttctttacaactgaagaaagaaatacatgaacatcttggatgacaagggggtgagtacattatctatacatttttgttctgaaagtgaactactcctttaaaattacttaatttaaatgcaaaaaataaactaaaacagcttaaaaacacttaaattgggtttaattaaaatacatattagtCGTTCTTAAataaacaacagcaaaaaaactaatgtatatttaaattattttagttaCTTGTTACACAATACATAACAAATAGGACTAAGGGACTTTAGAATACTGTTGTGGACAAATCAAAggaaaactcttaaaactactttGAAATTGAACTTGCTGTCCATAGACCACATACCTTTCAGCCAAGCAAAAGTCTCCATCTTTGATTGCTGGTGCTTTTCGTAGCAGGTTGATTTTCCCAAACTCTTCACTATATTGATAGCCTGAGGGACAGATGTCATATTTACGTTTTGGACAACACACATGATAATATTAGGGTGATCTTTTAAACAGTTAGCAGAAACATAAGTCTGCCAGATTAGCGTGACTCTCAGCATTAAATCATGTAGCCAAATCTGCCTACATCAATAAAGGTTTGCATTCTGTATTCTGACCACAACTTCCTCACACGTAACAGAAGTATAagaaaaaggggaaaaaacagttgcattttattataaaatggaGAACTTCCAATATAAAGTCTTTAAGCTTTCGAAGAAGCTGCAAAAATCAAAGTAAACCACTTACACTTCTCACGGTTATAGATAACACGATATTATACCTTCAAAAAGCGAAATCTTCTTGTAGTCGAACTGGATGTTGTTTTTCTTGGCAAAGATGTAAACCGAGCGACATGGCTGCGAGAAAAGATCCAAGTACATTTCCAAAGACATTTTCTTTCAAGTACCAGACTTCTGTACTAAAACAAAACCCAGTGAAAACTGCAATGAAATGACCGTGCACTGTTTCACAAGTATCGCTACTATACCACACCCCGCTGAACTCTGTTCCTAAAACCCTGAGCCAACTGGGGGAAAATAGGTTGATCTCATCGTGAGTGGGTGGAATTTTATTACAAAGGACACGGGATTACCTAATATTGTTTGATTGATCAAATTAATCAGGATTTTACGCACTACAAAGCGAGTATGAAATGACAACTTTGTGTTTTGCCATAAACTTTAAATCATTTTTTCTTCATTCTTCTCTTATGCAATTAGCGCCATCTTTCGGAACTTGAGGGTATTTTAATTGTGACAGATCATgttttatcagtattttttttctctaaaacaAAGACATACATACGCGTAATATTATACTGATATTGACTTTAAAAAGTCTTCAGAAAACGTGCTTGGTGGTGAAATTATCTATACATTGAAAAATAAATGTGTAGGATTTTCAGAAACTGATAGCAAACTTCACATATTACAAATAACCAGCAAGTACCACACTGAGTTAATCACATTTTTTGTGTGAAAGATAATCCGTAATCTTCAAAATAATCATTTTATAGTATACACTAATGATTTGTATGATTTAACAATAATTAACGTatcacagtttaagtcaaaagttaaaatacaccttgcagaatctgcaaaacgttaattattttaccaaaaataagagggatcatacaaaatgcatgttatgtaatactgacctgaataagataattcacattAAAGGCGTTTACATATCTacacaagaaaataatagttgaattcataacagtgaccctgttcaaaagtgatttttaataccttctttttttttttttttgtttagtgatagttgttcatgaaccCGCTGTTCTTCAttaaaagtccttcaggtcccacagattctttgggtttttagcatttttttttttttttcccaaaaatggctgtatgattttgagatccgtcttttcacactgaagacaactgagagactcatgcaactattacagaaggttgaaatgctcaccgatgcttcagaagaaaaaacaatgcattaagagctaggggtgtaaacttttgaatggaaagagtgtatatttttcttattttgcctaaatatcatatatatttttccatttagtactgcccttcagaagttacagaagatacttacatgttccctgatcttcaaattcaaaaagttttcacccccggcactTAATGCGTAATTTTTTcctttctaaagcatcagtgagcgtttgaaccttctgtaatagtttcttCTTGAACCATGAAACATATAGATCCAAACTGTGTCTACTGCCCCTTTACATCACTCCAAACCCCCTGAATGAATTACACAGATGCTttactcaagcatttttattgtttttcccattaatttttttttaagcaaatttCTAAATCAATATACTTGACACAGTTGATGATAAAAACAATTAGTTAAAAAAAGCAATTTGTATACTCTGTGCTATGCAACTTATATCTGTGCAAATCAAAACTCACTCACATTGGTTATGGATATTTTCTATGGCTTTTGTAAGCTGGTGATTATGGTCTGATTTGACCTGTAGATAACCTGATTAAGATTAAGTGACAAATACCGAGCTAAAGTAATACATCATTCAATTCATACAATTAACTCTTACAACTTATTATTTTCCGTACTGTCTAAAAATAGACACATCCAAACCACTATATGATTTGCTATCAAAATGCATTTCATATTCATTTTAGTAAAGTGATTATTTTTGAATCAAAGAATACTATTCAAGAAAATCAGGAAATATTCTTAATCCTATGAGAACAAAATGGTTGAATcccaaacatttttgaaaattcaCTTTCAAAAAAGAATGTGGCGTCTTATAAGAAGCTCATCACGGTTCCTTTCTTTCCAATCTGCGATGGCTCCAGAGCGTAGAACAATATCAGAATACTGCAACAGAAGACAGAAGAGAAAGAAAATCAGAGGACTGCATTTTATAACACAAAAAATGGCTTGATCACAGGTGCCATGTCAAGCAAATTAAGCCATTTCATGCCCATTTTGAGGCAATGCCTCTATGAAAAAACGAATGCAGATTTGCTACAGTGCCAGGTGGGATTtataattaaaggttgtatcagcgatttctagcctaaaacataaagtgtcaatttcagctgacctttcttcacgatccgctcgctgcctgccccataaattgtctgtgaaaaaaacgcgtctctctggtcagcctagggtccgagatatgccaaaaaaacaatcggcactaccaacctttccacacataaacaaacaagtgttccaaccaatcagcgtcaggggtttggtgttgtggactttcctactggtgcagggatgtgagggaggcggagcgaaagtccacaacaccaaacccctgacgctgattggttggaacactgtttgtttatctgtggaaaggttggtagtgccgattgtttttttggcatatctcggaccctaggctgaccagagagacgcggttttttcacagactatttatggggcaggcagcgagcggatcgtgatgaaaggtcagctgaaattgacactttatgtttcaggctagaaatcgctgatacaacctttaaaggggAGAGACGTTATCATTCCATTAGGTGTTTTATTGGACAAAAAGCACGTCCATTATTTGTAAAGTCAATCATCAACAacagagtgttttcatgacgcgTCATCAATCAACCATATTGGTGGCACAGAACGTAAACAATACCATTGAACTGAACAGAACGTGCAAATTTTGCGGATTATTGCtcctgaaaatgatcaattattgtcatgttttgggctgtactgatcgatcggaccaggaaaaaaaaaaaaagtggtgtaCTATAGAATGCAAAAAAGAATAACCAATAAAGGAGAAGAGtgtaaaaaactgtctgaggaacaaaacgtttgtggttggccaaactcaaAAAAGGATTTTAAGGGCAAGAATGtcgacaacattcgtgtttgttcttagcatttctggtcaggtagctgaaatattaggctaatacctTAATACTTCTCATAAGAATCTCTACCATCTACTAAcatcagtttgtcaaaatatcacaacctttcctgcttactaagtcattctctacatgatttagcagcttacacaagtcttttttttctgtggtttagacagcagaaATTAGCAttacaacatattcagtagtagattaactgtgcaatccatgctgttgtttacatccgagtatctccaagtttgagtgcaaaccctctatattttggtctgtctttaaaacagaaagaCTAACTTTTAAATGTGTATGTTTACTTTTTGTTCACTAGATTTTAAGCACATCATTATAACTTTCAACCAAGTCACCATATATTGAGATAGGTAAGCAACCAGTACATTCAAAGTGTATTCAAccctgtgtttttattttattcatttaccgGTCATCGCTTAGTCCAAGCTCCTTTGTCAGAAATTGGAAGATTTTGGCGCTATGCTCCTTGTTTTTCTCCGCGGTATCAGTCACTCCTATGGCTGACAAGGACATCTGCAAACACGGGGAGCTGGATCCCGCGATCATCATCGGCAGGTCAGTCTTCACCACCAGATTCATCCTCTGAAGACATGAACCATTGCATTACACCACAGCGGAACTCTGAGATGATCAAGGTCATTTAACGTAAAGAGAAAACTATTGCATAGACTAGCTAATGCTACAATACTCACGTCTTCCGGTTTCCCCAAAGCTGCAGCCAACGTAGTACATAGTCTTTTCAGTAAGTCTTCTGGGAACTTGCTTTTAGGTAAATTGGTTTCTACATTTATGAACGGCATTCTAACTGT
The genomic region above belongs to Garra rufa chromosome 19, GarRuf1.0, whole genome shotgun sequence and contains:
- the gstt1b gene encoding glutathione S-transferase theta-1b, which gives rise to MSLEMYLDLFSQPCRSVYIFAKKNNIQFDYKKISLFEGYQYSEEFGKINLLRKAPAIKDGDFCLAESVAIMMYLAEKFRTPDHWYPADLQKRARVNEYLSWQHSAIRIHGSKMLWFKLLIPKALGVEVPKEKMDNAIEDLNASLNIFEEKFLQDRPFIVGDQISLADLVAIVEIMQPVGAGMDVFENRPKLKAWKDRVREEIGAELFDEAHQGILYCQEAVKAMDPKKLEHFKPKILRYFLS
- the ddt gene encoding D-dopachrome decarboxylase, which gives rise to MPFINVETNLPKSKFPEDLLKRLCTTLAAALGKPEDRMNLVVKTDLPMMIAGSSSPCLQMSLSAIGVTDTAEKNKEHSAKIFQFLTKELGLSDDRILILFYALEPSQIGKKGTVMSFL